A stretch of the Acyrthosiphon pisum isolate AL4f chromosome A2, pea_aphid_22Mar2018_4r6ur, whole genome shotgun sequence genome encodes the following:
- the LOC100163182 gene encoding protein FRA10AC1 (The RefSeq protein has 1 substitution compared to this genomic sequence) yields MDRKKLVALQPFELHKELLDKYLEYCKFIDLKKREKRDFDVIQENHKFVWEEDDEASTWEQKLAKKYYDKLFKEYCICDLSLYKKSKVAMRWQTEGELVSGKGQFICGNKICDETSHLRTWEVNFNYMEHSVTKNTLVKLRLCMDCSNKLNYKHKKKEVKRQISKSKKDKSKHSNRDREKSISRPTTSVQSEIPVTFKLAVEDNVWSEQQQIDEEKPREDDFENYLEQLLF; encoded by the exons ATGgatagaaaaaaattggttGCTCTACAGCCGTTTGAATTGCACAAAGAATTATTGGACAAGTATCTAGAGTACTGCAAattcattgatttaaaaaa aCGTGAAAAACGTGATTTCGATGTTATACAGGAAAACCATAAGTTTGTATGGGAAGAAGACGACGAAGCTTCCACTTGGGAGCAGAAATTGGCTAAGAAGTATTATGACAAGTTGTTCAAAGAATATTGCATTTGTGACTTGAGTTTATATAAAAAGTCTAag gtagcaATGCGTTGGCAAACTGAAGGTGAATTGGTTAGTGGTAAAGGTCAGTTCATTTGCGGCAATAAAATTTGTGATGAAACATCACATCTACGGACATGGGaagtgaattttaattatatggaACACTCCGTAACAAAAAATACTCTAGTCAAACTAA ggCTATGTATGGATTGCTccaataaattgaattataaacataaaaagaaAGAAGTCAAACGTCAAATTTCCAAATCGAAAAAAGATAAATCAAAACATTCTAACAGAGATCGAGAAAAATCCATTAGTCGACCAACTACTAGCGTTCAGAGTGAAATACCAGTAACTTCTAAACTAGCAGTTGAAGATAATGTTTGGAGTGAACAGCAACAAATAGATGAGGAAAAACCAAGAGAagatgattttgaaaattacttagAACAActgctattttaa